From the Ruminiclostridium josui JCM 17888 genome, one window contains:
- the rplA gene encoding 50S ribosomal protein L1 — translation MFRGKKYQESSKLIDRLKLYEPSEALELAQKTAKAKFDETIEVHVKLGVDSRHADQQVRGAVVLPHGTGKKVRVLVFAKGDKAKEAEQAGADFVGAEELVSKIQNENWFDYDVVVATPDMMGVVGRLGKVLGPKGLMPNPKAGTVSMDVARAIADIKAGKIEYRLDKTNIIHCPIGKASFGNEKLMDNFRTLLGAIIKAKPAAAKGQYLKSVVVTSTMGPGIKINPLRVE, via the coding sequence ATGTTTAGAGGAAAGAAGTATCAAGAAAGCTCAAAACTTATTGATAGATTAAAGCTTTATGAACCTTCAGAGGCTCTTGAACTTGCTCAGAAAACTGCTAAGGCAAAGTTCGATGAGACAATCGAAGTTCATGTTAAGCTTGGTGTTGACTCCAGACATGCAGACCAACAGGTTAGAGGTGCGGTAGTACTTCCTCACGGAACTGGTAAAAAGGTTAGAGTGTTGGTATTTGCAAAAGGAGATAAGGCTAAGGAAGCAGAACAAGCCGGAGCTGATTTTGTTGGTGCTGAAGAATTAGTATCAAAAATTCAGAACGAGAACTGGTTTGATTATGATGTAGTAGTAGCAACTCCAGACATGATGGGTGTTGTTGGTAGATTAGGTAAGGTACTTGGTCCTAAGGGCCTTATGCCTAACCCAAAAGCAGGTACTGTATCAATGGATGTAGCTAGAGCTATTGCCGATATTAAAGCCGGTAAGATTGAGTACAGACTTGATAAGACAAATATAATTCACTGTCCTATCGGAAAAGCATCATTTGGTAATGAGAAGCTCATGGATAATTTCCGTACTCTTCTTGGAGCCATTATAAAGGCTAAGCCAGCTGCTGCAAAAGGTCAGTATTTAAAGAGTGTTGTTGTTACTTCAACAATGGGACCTGGTATAAAAATCAATCCATTGAGAGTTGAATAA
- a CDS encoding DEAD/DEAH box helicase: protein MNNTFNELGISAPILKAIDNMGFKTPTEVQSKAIPHILDNEDLIVMSKTGSGKTAVFGVSMLQMTAPEAEGPQGLILTPARELAVQVDSDIRKMAKYLKHKTTAVYGQHNINVETQVLKKGVTIVTGTPGRVIDHISHGSLITKNIRFLVLDEADRMLDMGFLDQVVRIIKTLPKERITLLFSATMPPEIHNICSRYMRNPTTIEIESQTKTVDTIHQVYYRVNYNEKNTQLYRLLIVEKPESCMIFCNTKATVNRVQNFLTKKGFASQALHGDIPQSKRLNTMQQFKQGKFHLLVATDVAARGIHIEGLSLVINYDVPNDKDNYVHRIGRTGRAGHDGRAFSLVTSDDIISLYEIEEHIGALIPEEELPDEEAFNKALNEATQWIKANSLKEKAPRLTSSDSTNIKKKNVHSNDSQRVSRPKANYPKHTAVQRKPVGKPLSSEPRSERIKNINTIHSDKKQSRQAVSHIRSSKPPIRSVTRHVSPNSTLGLSSADKRRSAVAPTNSAIQTYGVVNAESSVSNTNTKKQQPLIKRILNKIFGR from the coding sequence ATGAACAACACATTTAATGAATTGGGCATATCTGCCCCTATTTTAAAAGCAATTGACAACATGGGTTTCAAAACTCCCACTGAAGTCCAGAGTAAGGCTATTCCACATATTCTTGATAATGAAGACTTGATTGTTATGTCCAAGACAGGTAGCGGAAAAACAGCAGTTTTCGGTGTTTCAATGCTACAAATGACTGCTCCTGAAGCTGAAGGTCCTCAAGGACTTATTTTGACTCCAGCAAGAGAACTAGCAGTACAAGTGGACAGCGATATTCGCAAAATGGCAAAGTATCTCAAACATAAAACTACTGCAGTATATGGTCAACATAATATCAATGTAGAAACTCAGGTTCTTAAAAAAGGTGTAACAATTGTTACAGGTACTCCAGGACGCGTAATTGATCACATAAGTCACGGCTCACTCATCACAAAAAATATTCGTTTCCTAGTGTTGGACGAAGCGGACAGAATGCTTGACATGGGATTCCTTGACCAGGTTGTAAGGATTATAAAAACTTTGCCAAAAGAGAGAATAACTCTTCTGTTTTCTGCTACTATGCCTCCTGAGATACATAATATCTGCAGTCGGTATATGCGAAATCCAACTACTATTGAAATCGAGTCCCAGACTAAGACTGTGGATACTATCCATCAGGTGTATTACAGAGTCAATTATAATGAAAAAAATACTCAGTTGTATCGCCTGCTTATAGTAGAAAAGCCAGAAAGCTGTATGATTTTCTGCAATACTAAAGCTACTGTTAACAGAGTTCAAAACTTCCTTACAAAAAAGGGATTTGCTTCTCAGGCACTTCACGGTGATATTCCTCAAAGTAAACGCCTAAATACCATGCAACAGTTCAAACAGGGAAAGTTCCACTTACTGGTGGCAACTGATGTTGCAGCAAGAGGTATCCATATTGAAGGCCTTTCTCTGGTAATAAACTACGATGTCCCCAACGATAAGGATAACTATGTCCATAGAATCGGCCGTACTGGTAGAGCGGGACACGATGGTCGCGCTTTTTCCCTTGTTACGAGCGATGACATTATTAGTTTATACGAAATTGAAGAACATATTGGAGCTTTGATACCTGAGGAGGAGTTGCCAGATGAGGAAGCATTTAATAAGGCACTTAATGAGGCAACCCAATGGATAAAAGCTAATTCTTTGAAGGAAAAAGCACCTCGTTTAACTTCTTCCGACTCAACTAATATTAAAAAGAAAAACGTACACAGCAATGATTCTCAGAGAGTATCTAGACCAAAAGCAAATTATCCAAAACATACGGCAGTTCAGAGAAAGCCAGTAGGAAAACCATTATCCTCTGAGCCAAGGTCTGAAAGAATTAAAAATATTAATACAATACATTCTGACAAGAAGCAGTCCAGGCAGGCAGTTTCTCATATTAGGAGTTCCAAACCTCCAATTCGCTCGGTTACAAGACATGTTTCACCCAATAGTACACTTGGGTTAAGCTCAGCTGATAAGAGACGTTCTGCAGTCGCTCCGACTAATAGTGCCATCCAAACCTATGGGGTTGTTAACGCTGAAAGTTCTGTCAGCAATACTAATACAAAGAAACAGCAGCCTTTAATCAAGAGAATTCTTAATAAAATTTTTGGCAGATAA
- the rpmG gene encoding 50S ribosomal protein L33 → MRVKITLACTDCKQRNYSNIKNKKNDPDRLELKKYCKFCHKHTVHKETK, encoded by the coding sequence ATGAGAGTTAAGATTACGCTCGCATGTACTGATTGTAAACAGAGAAATTATTCTAATATAAAGAATAAGAAGAATGACCCAGATAGACTGGAACTTAAAAAATATTGCAAATTCTGTCACAAGCACACTGTTCATAAGGAAACAAAATAA
- the ilvB gene encoding biosynthetic-type acetolactate synthase large subunit, which translates to MKLSGADVIIECLKEQGVDTVFGYPGGQAIIIYDALYRARNEIRHILTSHEQGASHAADGYARATGKVGVCIATSGPGATNLVTGIATAYMDSVPMVAITGQVPTTLLGKDSFQEVDITGITMPVTKHNFIVKDAAQLAQTIRKAFAIAKEGRPGPVLVDVCKDVTAAEVEYTPQKPDKGDYQSTKVAEIATEDLDRAMQAINEAKRPLLLSGAGVGIAGAEREILDLAETAAIPVCTSLMGLGTFPGLHPLYTGMVGMHGTKASNYAVHSCDLLIVAGSRFSDRIVSNINTFAPEAKIMHIDVDPAEVSKNVRADYPLVGDIKKILKTLLKGITYKRDTEWVKKVLEWKEIYPLKYDSSETVIKPQYIMERIFELTKGDAIITTEVGQHQMWAAQYFKYNRFRQFISSGGLGTMGYGLGACIGAQLARPDKKVINIAGDGSFRMNCSELATAVEYKLPIIIALFNNKALGMVRQWQELFFGGRFSQTSIDRGTDFVALAEAFGAKGINVNHPTQVDEAINTALSETHRPVLLNFEIDKDDKVFPIVPPGAGLNEVVDC; encoded by the coding sequence ATGAAACTGTCAGGTGCTGACGTTATTATAGAATGTTTAAAAGAGCAGGGTGTTGATACGGTTTTTGGATATCCGGGAGGTCAGGCAATAATAATATATGATGCCTTGTACAGGGCAAGAAATGAAATACGGCACATACTTACCTCTCATGAGCAAGGAGCATCACATGCGGCGGATGGATATGCCCGAGCAACTGGTAAGGTTGGAGTATGTATAGCAACTTCAGGACCAGGTGCCACAAACCTGGTAACAGGTATAGCAACAGCATACATGGATTCTGTCCCAATGGTTGCAATAACAGGGCAGGTGCCTACTACACTGTTGGGAAAAGACTCCTTTCAGGAAGTGGATATTACCGGAATAACTATGCCCGTAACAAAGCACAACTTTATAGTAAAGGATGCTGCACAGCTGGCACAGACCATCAGAAAGGCTTTTGCCATTGCCAAAGAAGGCAGACCAGGTCCTGTATTGGTTGATGTGTGTAAAGATGTTACAGCAGCGGAAGTGGAGTATACACCCCAAAAGCCGGATAAAGGCGATTATCAATCAACAAAGGTGGCTGAAATAGCTACAGAGGATTTGGATAGAGCTATGCAAGCCATAAACGAAGCTAAAAGACCTTTATTACTCTCGGGAGCAGGGGTTGGTATAGCTGGCGCTGAAAGGGAAATATTGGATTTAGCTGAAACAGCAGCGATTCCCGTATGTACATCACTTATGGGATTGGGTACATTTCCCGGATTACATCCCTTATATACCGGTATGGTTGGTATGCACGGAACAAAAGCTTCTAATTATGCCGTACATAGCTGTGATTTGCTTATAGTTGCTGGCTCTAGATTCAGTGATAGAATTGTAAGCAATATAAACACATTTGCACCTGAAGCGAAGATAATGCATATAGATGTGGATCCTGCTGAAGTCAGTAAAAATGTGAGAGCAGATTATCCACTTGTTGGTGACATAAAGAAAATACTAAAAACGTTGCTAAAAGGCATAACTTATAAAAGAGATACAGAGTGGGTAAAAAAAGTATTAGAATGGAAGGAAATCTATCCCTTAAAATATGATAGTTCAGAAACGGTAATTAAGCCACAGTACATTATGGAAAGAATATTTGAGCTTACTAAAGGTGATGCGATAATAACAACAGAAGTAGGACAACACCAAATGTGGGCGGCTCAGTATTTTAAGTATAATAGGTTCAGACAGTTTATATCCTCAGGGGGCTTAGGAACAATGGGCTATGGGCTTGGAGCCTGTATTGGAGCACAGCTTGCCAGACCTGATAAAAAGGTAATAAATATTGCTGGAGACGGAAGCTTCAGAATGAATTGCAGTGAACTTGCTACAGCGGTTGAATATAAACTTCCGATAATAATCGCACTTTTTAACAATAAAGCACTTGGGATGGTCCGTCAGTGGCAGGAATTATTCTTCGGAGGAAGATTCAGTCAGACATCAATTGACAGGGGAACAGATTTTGTAGCATTGGCTGAAGCCTTTGGGGCAAAAGGTATAAATGTAAATCACCCGACTCAAGTTGACGAAGCTATTAATACGGCTTTATCTGAAACTCACCGTCCAGTGCTTTTGAATTTTGAAATTGACAAGGACGATAAAGTATTTCCTATAGTTCCGCCGGGAGCCGGATTGAATGAAGTGGTTGATTGTTAA
- the rplK gene encoding 50S ribosomal protein L11: protein MAKKIAGYVKLQIPAGKATPAPPVGPALGQHGVNIMGFCKEFNERTAKDAGLIIPVVITVYADRSFSFITKTPPAAVLLKKACKIESGSGKPNKDKVAKITMDEVRKIAEQKMPDLNAASVDAAARMIAGTARSMGIVVVE from the coding sequence ATGGCAAAGAAAATTGCAGGTTACGTAAAACTTCAAATTCCTGCGGGGAAGGCAACTCCGGCTCCACCGGTTGGACCAGCATTAGGACAGCATGGCGTTAACATTATGGGTTTTTGTAAGGAATTTAACGAGAGAACAGCAAAAGATGCAGGACTTATTATTCCTGTTGTTATAACAGTATACGCTGATAGATCTTTTTCCTTCATAACAAAGACTCCTCCAGCGGCTGTTCTTCTGAAAAAGGCGTGCAAAATTGAGAGCGGTTCTGGTAAGCCAAACAAGGATAAAGTTGCGAAAATAACAATGGATGAAGTCCGTAAAATAGCTGAGCAGAAAATGCCTGATTTGAATGCGGCAAGTGTTGATGCAGCAGCAAGAATGATTGCTGGTACAGCTCGCAGTATGGGTATCGTAGTAGTTGAATAA
- the rplL gene encoding 50S ribosomal protein L7/L12, which produces MASEKVLKLIEDVKNLTVLELSELVKALEEEFGVSAAAPVAVAAAPAAGGAAPSADEKTEFNVILKDVGADKIKVIKVVREATGLGLKEAKDLVDGAPKTIKENVSKEEAASIEAKFKEVGATVEIK; this is translated from the coding sequence ATGGCTAGCGAAAAGGTTTTAAAGTTAATTGAAGATGTAAAGAATTTAACAGTATTAGAATTATCAGAACTCGTAAAGGCTCTTGAAGAAGAATTCGGAGTATCAGCAGCAGCTCCTGTAGCAGTTGCAGCAGCACCTGCAGCAGGTGGAGCAGCTCCATCAGCAGATGAAAAGACTGAATTCAACGTTATATTGAAGGACGTTGGAGCAGACAAAATCAAGGTTATCAAAGTTGTTAGAGAAGCAACTGGTCTTGGTTTGAAAGAAGCTAAGGATCTCGTTGATGGCGCACCTAAGACTATCAAAGAGAACGTTTCAAAGGAAGAAGCAGCTTCAATCGAAGCTAAATTCAAGGAAGTTGGAGCAACTGTTGAAATTAAGTAA
- the ilvD gene encoding dihydroxy-acid dehydratase, whose amino-acid sequence MRSDVVKKGIEKAPHRSLFKAMGYTDEELERPLIGVANSKSEIIPGHIHLDKITEAVKAGIRMAGGTPIEFGAIGVCDGIAMGHTGMKYSLATRELIADSCEAMGRAHSFDGMVFIPNCDKIVPGMLMAAARINIPSIVISGGPMLSLNRDGKQLDLNSMFEAVGSYKAGTMTKEEVDDIENHACPGCGSCSGMFTANSMNCLTEVLGMGLTGNGTIPAVYAERIRLAKYAGMKIMELVEKDIKPSDILTNEAFENALTVDMALGCSTNSVLHLPAIANEIGIEINLDIINEISSRTPNLCKLAPAGKYHIQDLYNAGGVQAVMSELAKKDLLHLDLITATGKTVRENIQNAKVKDYEIVKSIDAPYSTTGGIAVLRGNIAPDGAVVKKSAVAEEMLVHTGPARVFDSEDEAITAIYNGQINKGDVVIIRYEGPKGGPGMREMLGPTSAIAGMGLDSDVALITDGRFSGASRGASIGHVSPEAMEGGPIALVHEGDIVDIDIPAGRINIRVSDEEMAKRREAWKTPEPKITTGYLGRYARLVTSASTGAVLK is encoded by the coding sequence ATGAGAAGCGATGTAGTAAAAAAAGGTATAGAAAAAGCGCCCCATAGATCACTATTCAAGGCTATGGGTTATACCGATGAAGAACTGGAAAGACCGCTAATAGGAGTGGCAAATTCAAAAAGTGAAATAATACCTGGACACATTCATCTAGATAAAATAACTGAAGCGGTAAAAGCCGGAATCAGAATGGCCGGCGGAACACCCATAGAATTTGGTGCAATAGGCGTGTGTGATGGAATAGCAATGGGACATACGGGAATGAAATATTCACTTGCAACCAGAGAACTAATCGCTGACTCATGTGAAGCAATGGGAAGGGCGCACAGTTTTGACGGAATGGTTTTCATTCCCAACTGTGATAAGATTGTACCGGGAATGCTTATGGCTGCTGCAAGAATAAATATTCCTTCTATAGTTATCAGCGGAGGGCCTATGCTTTCTCTTAACAGGGACGGAAAACAGCTTGACCTCAACAGTATGTTTGAGGCTGTTGGCTCATATAAAGCAGGTACAATGACAAAGGAAGAAGTGGATGATATTGAAAACCATGCATGTCCCGGTTGTGGTTCCTGTTCGGGAATGTTTACGGCAAACTCCATGAACTGCCTTACGGAAGTATTGGGAATGGGGCTTACTGGAAACGGAACAATACCTGCTGTATATGCAGAGCGCATAAGACTGGCAAAGTACGCAGGAATGAAAATCATGGAACTTGTAGAAAAAGACATCAAGCCTTCTGACATCCTCACAAATGAGGCTTTTGAAAATGCATTAACGGTGGATATGGCTCTTGGATGTTCAACAAACTCAGTGCTTCATCTCCCTGCCATTGCAAATGAAATCGGCATAGAGATAAACCTTGACATTATTAACGAAATTAGCTCTAGAACTCCAAATTTGTGCAAGTTGGCTCCGGCAGGAAAATATCATATACAAGATTTATACAATGCAGGCGGCGTTCAGGCTGTCATGAGCGAATTGGCTAAGAAAGATTTGCTCCACCTAGACTTAATAACAGCTACAGGCAAAACAGTAAGAGAAAATATTCAAAATGCGAAAGTAAAGGATTATGAAATAGTAAAAAGTATAGATGCACCCTACAGTACTACTGGAGGGATAGCCGTATTAAGAGGTAATATTGCACCTGACGGAGCAGTTGTGAAAAAATCGGCTGTAGCTGAAGAAATGCTGGTTCATACAGGGCCTGCAAGAGTATTTGACAGCGAAGATGAAGCAATTACGGCTATATATAACGGACAAATAAATAAAGGTGATGTCGTAATAATTCGCTATGAAGGACCCAAAGGTGGTCCGGGCATGAGAGAAATGTTGGGGCCTACATCAGCAATTGCGGGAATGGGGTTGGACAGTGATGTTGCACTAATCACAGACGGTAGGTTCTCTGGTGCATCCAGGGGAGCTTCAATCGGTCATGTATCACCGGAAGCAATGGAAGGGGGCCCTATAGCACTTGTTCATGAAGGTGATATAGTGGACATTGATATACCTGCAGGACGTATTAATATTCGGGTATCCGATGAAGAGATGGCAAAGCGTAGAGAGGCATGGAAAACTCCAGAGCCAAAGATTACTACAGGGTATCTTGGAAGATATGCAAGGCTGGTTACATCAGCAAGTACGGGAGCGGTACTTAAATAA
- the rplJ gene encoding 50S ribosomal protein L10, with protein sequence MPSNKILEQKKQVVTDLTEKIKSAQSIVLADYRGLTVEQDTELRNALRKAGVEYRVVKNSLTSLAMKESGLELDDFLVGPTSMAISSTDAVAPAKVLSEFAKKFEKLELKVGVVEGKVIDLEGIKALAELPSREVLIAKVLGGFNAPISGFVNVLNGNMRGLVVALNAIAEQKANA encoded by the coding sequence TTGCCTAGTAACAAGATTCTTGAACAGAAGAAACAAGTTGTAACAGATTTAACTGAAAAGATAAAGTCTGCACAATCAATTGTACTTGCTGATTATAGAGGATTAACTGTTGAACAGGACACAGAACTCAGAAACGCTCTTAGAAAAGCCGGAGTTGAGTACAGGGTAGTTAAGAATTCATTAACAAGCCTTGCAATGAAGGAAAGCGGCCTTGAGTTAGATGACTTTTTGGTAGGACCAACATCTATGGCTATCAGTTCAACTGATGCTGTAGCACCTGCAAAGGTTCTTTCAGAGTTTGCTAAGAAGTTTGAGAAACTCGAACTTAAAGTAGGTGTTGTTGAAGGTAAGGTTATAGACCTTGAAGGTATTAAGGCTCTTGCTGAATTACCATCACGTGAAGTGCTTATTGCAAAGGTTTTGGGTGGCTTCAATGCTCCTATATCCGGTTTTGTAAATGTATTGAACGGAAATATGAGAGGTTTGGTTGTAGCATTAAATGCTATTGCTGAACAAAAAGCAAATGCTTAA
- the secE gene encoding preprotein translocase subunit SecE: protein MAENEVKKVSRLKKSGQGIVKLYKEVKAELKKVIWPNRTQLINNTATVLIFCLIVGAIIWVADFGFTKLAEVVFTR from the coding sequence ATGGCTGAAAACGAGGTTAAAAAAGTATCTCGGTTAAAGAAGAGTGGCCAAGGAATTGTAAAGTTATATAAAGAGGTCAAAGCTGAGCTGAAGAAAGTTATTTGGCCAAATAGAACTCAGCTTATAAACAATACCGCGACAGTACTTATTTTCTGCCTGATTGTTGGCGCGATAATATGGGTTGCTGATTTCGGATTTACGAAGCTCGCTGAGGTTGTATTTACAAGGTAA
- the nusG gene encoding transcription termination/antitermination protein NusG, with amino-acid sequence MGLLLDGPVFDMSEETKWYVVHTYSGYENKVKANLEKIVENRSMQDYIVDIVVPMEEQIEIKDGKKKATLKKVFPGYVLVKMIMSDESWYIVRNTRGVTGFVGPGSKPVPLSDEEVKAMGVEEFAPEVDYEVNDNVRVTSGPLENFIGIVEEINLEKKKVRVSVSMFGRETPVELELTQIQKI; translated from the coding sequence ATGGGGCTCTTGTTGGATGGGCCTGTTTTTGATATGTCTGAAGAAACTAAGTGGTACGTTGTTCATACCTATTCAGGGTATGAAAACAAAGTTAAAGCAAATCTTGAAAAGATAGTTGAAAACAGAAGTATGCAGGATTACATCGTTGACATTGTTGTTCCGATGGAAGAGCAGATTGAGATCAAGGATGGCAAGAAAAAGGCTACCCTTAAGAAGGTATTTCCGGGGTACGTTCTTGTCAAAATGATTATGTCGGACGAGTCTTGGTATATCGTTAGAAATACCAGAGGGGTTACCGGCTTTGTAGGACCTGGATCAAAACCTGTGCCTTTATCTGATGAGGAAGTTAAGGCAATGGGAGTTGAGGAATTTGCTCCTGAAGTAGACTATGAAGTTAATGATAATGTCAGAGTTACATCCGGACCTCTTGAAAACTTTATCGGGATTGTCGAAGAGATTAATCTTGAGAAAAAGAAGGTTAGAGTTTCTGTTTCAATGTTTGGCAGAGAGACTCCTGTTGAACTCGAATTGACACAGATTCAGAAAATTTAG